In Chaetodon trifascialis isolate fChaTrf1 chromosome 6, fChaTrf1.hap1, whole genome shotgun sequence, one DNA window encodes the following:
- the lhx2b gene encoding LIM/homeobox protein Lhx2b isoform X1 translates to MDILACRSEENSYNILPSAATMLFHGLPGGDVHGVVEEMDRRGKSESAAISSAIDMGESETSMPCMTSERVALCAGCGRKIADRYYLLAVDKQWHMRCLKCCECKLNLESELTCFSKDGSIFCKEDYYRRFSVQRCARCHLGISASEMVMRARDLVYHLNCFTCTTCSKMLTTGDHFGMKDSLVYCRLHFETLIQGEYQTHFNHADVVPHKGLGPANTLGLSYFNGVGTVQKGRPRKRKSPGPGAELAAYNAALSCNENDGESMDRDSQYSSSQKTKRMRTSFKHHQLRTMKSYFAINHNPDAKDLKQLAQKTGLTKRVLQVWFQNARAKFRRNLLRQESTGVDKASDGSTLQGGTPSGPASEISNASMSPSSTPTTLTDLTNPTMPTVTSVLTSVPGGMDVHECRSPSQTTLTSLF, encoded by the exons ATGGACATCTTGGCTTGCAGATCCGAAGAGAACAGTTATAATATCCTTCCCTCTGCGGCAACGATGCTTTTCCATGGCCTCCCTGGAGGCGACGTGCACGGTGTGGTGGAAGAAATGGACCGGAGAGGAAAGAGCGAGTCAGCAGCCATCAGCTCAGCCATCGATATGGGGGAATCAGAGACG TCCATGCCGTGCATGACCAGCGAGCGCGTGGCTCTGTGCGCGGGCTGCGGCAGGAAGATTGCGGACCGATACTACCTGCTGGCAGTAGACAAGCAGTGGCACATGCGCTGCCTCAAGTGCTGCGAGTGTAAGCTCAACCTGGAATCTGAGCTCACCTGCTTCAGCAAGGACGGTAGCATCTTCTGCAAGGAGGACTACTACAG AAGATTTTCGGTGCAGAGATGCGCTAGATGCCACTTGGGAATCTCTGCCTCGGAGATGGTGATGCGGGCCCGGGACCTGGTCTACCACCTCAACTGCTTCAcctgcaccacctgcagcaAGATGCTCACCACCGGGGACCACTTTGGCATGAAGGACAGTCTGGTGTATTGTCGGTTGCACTTTGAGACTCTCATCCAGGGAGAATATCAGACACATTTTAACCACGCGGACGTTGTCCCGCACAAAGGCCTGGGTCCGGCCAACACGCTCGGACTATCCTACTTCAACGGCGTGGGGACAGTGCAGAAAGGCCGACCCAGGAAGAGGAAAAGCCCGGGACCCGGAGCCGAGCTGGCTGCCTATAACGCAG CGCTGAGCTGTAATGAGAATGATGGCGAGTCCATGGACCGGGACTCCCAGTACAGCTCCAGTCAGAAGACCAAGCGCATGCGGACATCCTTCAAGCACCACCAGCTTCGGACCATGAAGTCCTACTTCGCCATCAACCACAACCCAGACGCCAAGGACCTCAAGCAGCTCGCCCAGAAGACCGGCCTCACCAAGCGGGTCTTACAG GTCTGGTTCCAAAATGCTCGTGCCAAGTTCCGGAGAAACCTGCTGCGGCAAGAGAGCACTGGGGTGGACAAGGCGTCCGACGGTTCCACACTGCAAGGCGGGACACCGTCTGGTCCGGCCTCAGAGATCTCCAACGCCTCCATGAGCCCCTCCAGCACCCCCACCACCCTTACAGACTTGACCAACCCTACCATGCCCACTGTCACCTCCGTGCTCACCTCAGTGCCGGGCGGCATGGATGTCCATGAGTGTCGGAGCCCGTCACAGACCACGCTGACTAGCCTCTTCTGA
- the lhx2b gene encoding LIM/homeobox protein Lhx2b isoform X3, giving the protein MDILACRSEENSYNILPSAATMLFHGLPGGDVHGVVEEMDRRGKSESAAISSAIDMGESETSMPCMTSERVALCAGCGRKIADRYYLLAVDKQWHMRCLKCCECKLNLESELTCFSKDGSIFCKEDYYRFSVQRCARCHLGISASEMVMRARDLVYHLNCFTCTTCSKMLTTGDHFGMKDSLVYCRLHFETLIQGEYQTHFNHADVVPHKGLGPANTLGLSYFNGVGTVQKGRPRKRKSPGPGAELAAYNAALSCNENDGESMDRDSQYSSSQKTKRMRTSFKHHQLRTMKSYFAINHNPDAKDLKQLAQKTGLTKRVLQVWFQNARAKFRRNLLRQESTGVDKASDGSTLQGGTPSGPASEISNASMSPSSTPTTLTDLTNPTMPTVTSVLTSVPGGMDVHECRSPSQTTLTSLF; this is encoded by the exons ATGGACATCTTGGCTTGCAGATCCGAAGAGAACAGTTATAATATCCTTCCCTCTGCGGCAACGATGCTTTTCCATGGCCTCCCTGGAGGCGACGTGCACGGTGTGGTGGAAGAAATGGACCGGAGAGGAAAGAGCGAGTCAGCAGCCATCAGCTCAGCCATCGATATGGGGGAATCAGAGACG TCCATGCCGTGCATGACCAGCGAGCGCGTGGCTCTGTGCGCGGGCTGCGGCAGGAAGATTGCGGACCGATACTACCTGCTGGCAGTAGACAAGCAGTGGCACATGCGCTGCCTCAAGTGCTGCGAGTGTAAGCTCAACCTGGAATCTGAGCTCACCTGCTTCAGCAAGGACGGTAGCATCTTCTGCAAGGAGGACTACTACAG ATTTTCGGTGCAGAGATGCGCTAGATGCCACTTGGGAATCTCTGCCTCGGAGATGGTGATGCGGGCCCGGGACCTGGTCTACCACCTCAACTGCTTCAcctgcaccacctgcagcaAGATGCTCACCACCGGGGACCACTTTGGCATGAAGGACAGTCTGGTGTATTGTCGGTTGCACTTTGAGACTCTCATCCAGGGAGAATATCAGACACATTTTAACCACGCGGACGTTGTCCCGCACAAAGGCCTGGGTCCGGCCAACACGCTCGGACTATCCTACTTCAACGGCGTGGGGACAGTGCAGAAAGGCCGACCCAGGAAGAGGAAAAGCCCGGGACCCGGAGCCGAGCTGGCTGCCTATAACGCAG CGCTGAGCTGTAATGAGAATGATGGCGAGTCCATGGACCGGGACTCCCAGTACAGCTCCAGTCAGAAGACCAAGCGCATGCGGACATCCTTCAAGCACCACCAGCTTCGGACCATGAAGTCCTACTTCGCCATCAACCACAACCCAGACGCCAAGGACCTCAAGCAGCTCGCCCAGAAGACCGGCCTCACCAAGCGGGTCTTACAG GTCTGGTTCCAAAATGCTCGTGCCAAGTTCCGGAGAAACCTGCTGCGGCAAGAGAGCACTGGGGTGGACAAGGCGTCCGACGGTTCCACACTGCAAGGCGGGACACCGTCTGGTCCGGCCTCAGAGATCTCCAACGCCTCCATGAGCCCCTCCAGCACCCCCACCACCCTTACAGACTTGACCAACCCTACCATGCCCACTGTCACCTCCGTGCTCACCTCAGTGCCGGGCGGCATGGATGTCCATGAGTGTCGGAGCCCGTCACAGACCACGCTGACTAGCCTCTTCTGA
- the lhx2b gene encoding LIM/homeobox protein Lhx2b isoform X2 — translation MLFHGLPGGDVHGVVEEMDRRGKSESAAISSAIDMGESETSMPCMTSERVALCAGCGRKIADRYYLLAVDKQWHMRCLKCCECKLNLESELTCFSKDGSIFCKEDYYRRFSVQRCARCHLGISASEMVMRARDLVYHLNCFTCTTCSKMLTTGDHFGMKDSLVYCRLHFETLIQGEYQTHFNHADVVPHKGLGPANTLGLSYFNGVGTVQKGRPRKRKSPGPGAELAAYNAALSCNENDGESMDRDSQYSSSQKTKRMRTSFKHHQLRTMKSYFAINHNPDAKDLKQLAQKTGLTKRVLQVWFQNARAKFRRNLLRQESTGVDKASDGSTLQGGTPSGPASEISNASMSPSSTPTTLTDLTNPTMPTVTSVLTSVPGGMDVHECRSPSQTTLTSLF, via the exons ATGCTTTTCCATGGCCTCCCTGGAGGCGACGTGCACGGTGTGGTGGAAGAAATGGACCGGAGAGGAAAGAGCGAGTCAGCAGCCATCAGCTCAGCCATCGATATGGGGGAATCAGAGACG TCCATGCCGTGCATGACCAGCGAGCGCGTGGCTCTGTGCGCGGGCTGCGGCAGGAAGATTGCGGACCGATACTACCTGCTGGCAGTAGACAAGCAGTGGCACATGCGCTGCCTCAAGTGCTGCGAGTGTAAGCTCAACCTGGAATCTGAGCTCACCTGCTTCAGCAAGGACGGTAGCATCTTCTGCAAGGAGGACTACTACAG AAGATTTTCGGTGCAGAGATGCGCTAGATGCCACTTGGGAATCTCTGCCTCGGAGATGGTGATGCGGGCCCGGGACCTGGTCTACCACCTCAACTGCTTCAcctgcaccacctgcagcaAGATGCTCACCACCGGGGACCACTTTGGCATGAAGGACAGTCTGGTGTATTGTCGGTTGCACTTTGAGACTCTCATCCAGGGAGAATATCAGACACATTTTAACCACGCGGACGTTGTCCCGCACAAAGGCCTGGGTCCGGCCAACACGCTCGGACTATCCTACTTCAACGGCGTGGGGACAGTGCAGAAAGGCCGACCCAGGAAGAGGAAAAGCCCGGGACCCGGAGCCGAGCTGGCTGCCTATAACGCAG CGCTGAGCTGTAATGAGAATGATGGCGAGTCCATGGACCGGGACTCCCAGTACAGCTCCAGTCAGAAGACCAAGCGCATGCGGACATCCTTCAAGCACCACCAGCTTCGGACCATGAAGTCCTACTTCGCCATCAACCACAACCCAGACGCCAAGGACCTCAAGCAGCTCGCCCAGAAGACCGGCCTCACCAAGCGGGTCTTACAG GTCTGGTTCCAAAATGCTCGTGCCAAGTTCCGGAGAAACCTGCTGCGGCAAGAGAGCACTGGGGTGGACAAGGCGTCCGACGGTTCCACACTGCAAGGCGGGACACCGTCTGGTCCGGCCTCAGAGATCTCCAACGCCTCCATGAGCCCCTCCAGCACCCCCACCACCCTTACAGACTTGACCAACCCTACCATGCCCACTGTCACCTCCGTGCTCACCTCAGTGCCGGGCGGCATGGATGTCCATGAGTGTCGGAGCCCGTCACAGACCACGCTGACTAGCCTCTTCTGA